The sequence CTTCTTCCACATGAGTTGTCAAAGTTGTAGCCGTCATTGGTTTCAAGTTTGCTTCTTCTTCATGAGAAAACATCTAGATTAcgacttctagattgtaggctggaaaccatCACACTATTAGAATATATTAGTAGTGTATAGTTATGGTCCAACCCAATTGTATAGACGGGCTCGGTCCATTTGGAACATGGGCTATGTAATATctctaacatccccccgcagttggagcggaaGTTCGTCGAACGCATAAACTGGATCTAAACTCATCAAATAGTGTAAATGGAAGCCCCTTAGTGAAGATGTCGGCAAACTGATATCTGGACGGAACATGTAAGACCCGTACTTGTCCCTGAGCAACGAGATCATGAACAAAATGAATATCAATCTCAATGTGCTTAGTCTGCTGATGCTGTACAGGATTGGTGGAGAGATAGACCGAGCTAACATTATCACAATATACTAACGTAGCTGATGTGAGAGGACAGTGTAGCTCGCGCAGAAGATTACGAATCCAACAAGTCTCGGCAACAGCATTAGCAACTCCACGATACTCCGATTTAGCACTAGAGCGAGAGGGCATGAGTTGCCGCTTAGAGGACCAGGATAGGAGGTTGCTGCCGAGAAAAACACAGTAGCCTGATGTACATCGTCTGGTATTGGGGCAACCTTCCCAATCAGCGTCAGAGTAAGCAACCAATGTGGAGGGAGACGATGTGTATAACTGGAGACCATGCTCAGTGGTGGGCTAAATGTACCAAACGATCCGTTTTAGGGCGTACAAGTGCTGCTCTCGAGGATCATGCATGAAGAGACATATCTGTTGGACATCGTATGAAATATCCGATCGAGTGAACGTGAGATACTGTAGAGCGCCAGTAATGCTCCGATAGTTAGTCGGATCCTTGACAGTGGGGCCGTGACTGGTAAG comes from Rutidosis leptorrhynchoides isolate AG116_Rl617_1_P2 chromosome 4, CSIRO_AGI_Rlap_v1, whole genome shotgun sequence and encodes:
- the LOC139840391 gene encoding uncharacterized mitochondrial protein AtMg00810-like, which translates into the protein MSAYCRNLYMALNRPLELGFSSLQVMPNELAFNKVGLLQQIISSLHKEFVMTDLGQLNYFLGIHATRTASSIFLSQKQYAIEIIEWAGMSTCQPCRTPIEPGAKLTSHGPTVKDPTNYRSITGALQYLTFTRSDISYDPTTEHGLQLYTSSPSTLVAYSDADWEGCPNTRRCTSGYCVFLGSNLLSWSSKRQLMPSRSSAKSEYRGVANAVAETCWIRNLLRELHCPLTSATLVYCDNVSSVYLSTNPVQHQQTKHIEIDIHFVHDLVAQGQVRVLHVPSRYQFADIFTKGLPFTLFDEFRSSLCVRRTSAPTAGGC